One Rosa chinensis cultivar Old Blush chromosome 5, RchiOBHm-V2, whole genome shotgun sequence genomic region harbors:
- the LOC112166023 gene encoding uncharacterized protein LOC112166023, which yields MVCFCFLVDQRRKVWRSKPVAGSCSRCGRGASVADIRTSTRFCYVPFYWKSWKAVMCTFCGAILRSYR from the coding sequence ATGGTTTGCTTTTGCTTTCTAGTAGACCAGAGGAGGAAGGTGTGGCGGAGCAAGCCGGTGGCCGGGTCATGTTCGCGGTGCGGGCGTGGAGCAAGTGTGGCCGATATTAGAACTTCGACGAGGTTTTGTTACGTTCCCTTCTACTGGAAATCTTGGAAAGCTGTTATGTGTACCTTCTGTGGAGCTATTCTTAGATCTTACAGATAA